A genome region from Micromonospora inyonensis includes the following:
- a CDS encoding helix-turn-helix domain-containing protein, producing the protein MSQHVKAALLASKGLSKTDRGVLVAIAAHMNKAGDAWPSVATIAEYADCSERTVQRSIARLINLGRIVWRHVAGRATRTYRLVVAAVRGVTTTGPGVTNQRAEVSDSAAEGATLAVTRSGEESLKGKGSGSAPRDEHGRLAWWQFKRSRTESQRPSYPERRGAALPPPTGTAKCQKPGHEGQPLHNCGPCRGEQNGGGVR; encoded by the coding sequence GTGAGCCAGCACGTCAAGGCGGCCCTGCTCGCCAGCAAGGGCCTCAGCAAGACCGATCGCGGCGTCCTGGTCGCCATCGCCGCCCACATGAACAAGGCCGGCGACGCCTGGCCGTCGGTCGCCACGATCGCCGAGTACGCCGACTGCTCCGAGCGCACCGTCCAACGGTCCATCGCCCGACTCATCAACCTCGGCCGGATCGTCTGGCGCCACGTCGCCGGCCGCGCCACCCGCACGTACCGGCTCGTCGTCGCCGCCGTCCGAGGGGTGACGACCACGGGCCCGGGGGTGACAAACCAGCGCGCCGAGGTGTCAGATTCGGCCGCCGAGGGTGCCACCCTGGCTGTCACCCGAAGTGGTGAAGAGAGTTTGAAGGGGAAGGGGTCCGGGTCCGCACCTCGCGATGAGCACGGCCGCCTGGCCTGGTGGCAGTTCAAGCGATCCAGGACCGAGTCTCAGCGTCCGTCGTACCCGGAGCGGCGAGGAGCTGCGCTCCCGCCGCCCACCGGCACGGCGAAGTGCCAGAAGCCTGGTCACGAGGGGCAGCCCCTCCACAACTGCGGCCCGTGCCGCGGCGAGCAGAACGGCGGAGGCGTGCGGTGA
- a CDS encoding helix-turn-helix domain-containing protein, with protein MDVDELPIGRRVAQWRMRRKMSQQVFADRLGKSKSWVDKVERGVRSLDKVSTIQDIAAVLRIDTAVLLGRDAQPDSATERVDAVDRIRAALSTYEVALARPGAPLAVVPAGELAGRVEHAWITYQRARYPQLIALLPDLLGTAQRTHAHGPVSGRAPLVEAYRITASLLVKLGEADLAWLAADRAMAVATGDPVLVATAAVQLGHALRAAGRGRAAMSAVLAAAYRIAPPVIEYGTPPELSLCGTLLVQAALAAARDGDDCTTVELIDEAADMAARVGDGHDHHRTAFGPTAVDLARVTAAIELGERDAVAWHEKATTQYGWQCLPVEHRAGHLVDAARAYLQADDPAAAGRALVDAGRLAPAEMDRPAARDVLARVVRCPDVPPTVTRLATTLGVA; from the coding sequence GTGGACGTTGACGAACTGCCCATCGGCCGGCGCGTCGCCCAGTGGCGCATGCGGCGCAAGATGTCCCAGCAGGTGTTCGCCGACAGGCTCGGCAAGTCGAAGAGCTGGGTCGATAAGGTGGAGCGGGGTGTCCGCTCGCTCGACAAGGTCTCCACCATCCAGGACATCGCCGCCGTCCTGCGCATCGACACCGCGGTGCTGCTCGGCCGGGACGCCCAGCCGGACAGCGCCACTGAGCGGGTCGACGCCGTCGACCGGATCCGGGCCGCGCTGTCGACGTACGAGGTCGCGCTGGCCCGACCGGGCGCGCCGCTCGCCGTGGTGCCCGCCGGCGAGCTGGCCGGCCGGGTCGAGCACGCCTGGATCACCTACCAGCGTGCCCGGTATCCCCAGCTGATCGCGCTGCTTCCGGACCTGCTGGGCACCGCGCAGCGCACCCACGCCCACGGTCCGGTGTCGGGCCGGGCGCCGCTGGTGGAGGCGTACCGGATCACCGCCTCCCTGCTGGTAAAGCTCGGCGAGGCGGACCTTGCGTGGCTCGCCGCCGACCGGGCCATGGCGGTGGCCACAGGCGACCCGGTGCTGGTGGCCACCGCGGCCGTGCAGCTCGGCCACGCCCTGCGCGCGGCCGGCCGGGGGCGGGCGGCGATGTCGGCGGTGCTGGCCGCCGCGTACCGGATCGCCCCGCCCGTGATCGAGTACGGCACTCCACCCGAGCTGTCCCTCTGCGGCACGCTGCTGGTACAGGCCGCCCTGGCCGCCGCCCGCGACGGGGACGACTGCACCACCGTCGAGCTGATCGACGAGGCCGCCGACATGGCCGCCCGGGTGGGCGACGGCCACGACCACCACCGGACCGCGTTCGGGCCGACGGCTGTCGACCTGGCCCGGGTCACGGCGGCGATCGAGCTGGGCGAACGTGACGCGGTCGCCTGGCACGAGAAGGCGACCACGCAGTACGGCTGGCAGTGCCTGCCAGTCGAGCACCGGGCCGGGCATCTCGTCGACGCCGCCCGCGCCTACCTCCAAGCCGACGATCCGGCCGCCGCTGGTCGCGCCCTGGTCGACGCCGGCCGGCTCGCCCCGGCCGAGATGGACCGGCCGGCCGCGCGGGACGTGCTGGCCAGGGTGGTGCGCTGCCCCGACGTCCCGCCGACCGTGACCCGGCTGGCCACCACTCTGGGAGTCGCGTGA
- a CDS encoding DUF5956 family protein, whose amino-acid sequence MNSQPGTPMSGWDEVPTWPDPPAGGSYHELTDNGLGALIGWLSGAGRLVRSPDRLPHMTIEECTGPAGDTRTVRPRSPEDQQVIDDGVNDYLRDAGIPDRPTGYRWFLRLPDGYSGEQVESAVIRAVGQLPADHVRPAQFAPRIREVLEDVYAGR is encoded by the coding sequence GTGAACAGCCAGCCGGGTACCCCGATGAGCGGGTGGGACGAGGTCCCCACCTGGCCGGACCCGCCCGCCGGTGGCAGCTACCACGAGCTGACCGACAACGGGCTGGGGGCCCTCATCGGGTGGTTGAGTGGCGCAGGACGGCTCGTGCGGTCCCCGGACCGTCTCCCCCACATGACCATCGAGGAGTGCACCGGCCCGGCCGGGGACACTCGGACGGTCCGGCCTCGGTCCCCTGAGGACCAGCAGGTTATCGACGACGGGGTCAACGACTACCTGCGTGACGCCGGTATCCCGGATCGGCCGACCGGGTACCGGTGGTTCCTGCGGCTGCCGGACGGCTACAGCGGCGAGCAGGTCGAGTCCGCAGTCATCAGGGCGGTGGGGCAACTGCCGGCCGACCATGTGCGGCCGGCGCAGTTCGCTCCGCGGATTCGCGAGGTCCTTGAGGACGTCTACGCCGGCAGGTAG
- a CDS encoding DNA polymerase III subunit gamma and tau has protein sequence MALALYRKYRPRTFAEVIGQEHVTEPLSQALRSGRLNHAYLFSGPRGCGKTSSARILARSLNCEQGPTPEPCGQCGSCRSLTSDGAGSIDVIEIDAASHGGVDDARELREKAFFAPANSRFKIYVIDEAHMVSSAGFNALLKLVEEPPEYVKFIFATTEPEKVLGTIKSRTHHYPFRLIPPKTLRPYLEQLCESEGVTVDPAVFPLVVRAGGGSARDSLSVLDQLIAGAGPEGVSYARAAALLGVTDAALIDEMCDALAAGDGAAAYATVDRVAEAGHDPRRFASDLLERLRDLIVLQQVPDAADKGLIDGPADQIERMTAQAQRLGPATLSRCADIVHNGLVEMRGATAPRLLLELICARMLLPGVDDSAGGLLQRLERMERRLTLGVPASGPAVDVAPAHPGPTAPARPEAAPAPVAPVTDRGAPAPSRGTAAERVPAAGVDRVPTTAAPEPAAPHRTVPPEAVMPDPATPAPPRPDAPPSGTVDAVSVRRVWGDVVGKVNRSHKKIAALMRDAVVRDLDGDTLVLTVKSAVLARMLTDHAQVIADALYEELGGRWQIRCEVAGERGGSRAPAAPSRPAAAPPPPARPAAPPPAARPAAPERSDAASPAHPAGAGGGSAAAAGPGGDDRAEEDWPEPARPGGAAPGGAGDWPEPARPGGTATSPDAPAGRPEPATPGGTGTPPAPSRTTDGTAPAARSAAPAPTPAAPSAGGAPVSSALAAARAAAAGRGTRTEAPARKTADSEFAGEPPYDPDFDGPLRGGRGSATAGRANGTVGRGASGSAVGQPAAPSFEGFDPGDEPLDDVIDEKTARQSSEEQAVQLLREVFGAEKIDEVDAR, from the coding sequence GTGGCACTGGCGCTCTACCGCAAGTACCGGCCGCGCACGTTCGCGGAGGTCATCGGGCAGGAGCACGTGACCGAGCCGCTGTCGCAGGCGCTGCGCAGCGGTCGACTCAACCACGCGTACCTCTTCTCCGGCCCCCGGGGCTGCGGCAAGACCTCCAGCGCGCGGATCCTGGCCCGCTCGCTCAACTGCGAGCAGGGCCCCACCCCGGAGCCGTGCGGTCAGTGCGGCTCCTGCCGGTCGCTGACCAGCGACGGCGCCGGCTCGATCGACGTCATCGAGATCGACGCGGCCAGCCACGGCGGCGTGGACGACGCCCGCGAACTGCGCGAGAAGGCGTTCTTCGCCCCGGCCAACAGCCGCTTCAAGATCTACGTAATCGACGAGGCGCACATGGTCTCGTCGGCCGGCTTCAACGCCCTGCTCAAGCTGGTCGAGGAGCCCCCGGAGTACGTCAAGTTCATCTTCGCGACCACCGAGCCGGAGAAGGTCCTCGGCACGATCAAGTCGCGGACCCACCACTACCCGTTCCGGCTGATCCCGCCGAAGACGCTCCGGCCGTACCTGGAGCAGTTGTGCGAGTCGGAGGGGGTCACGGTCGACCCGGCGGTCTTCCCGCTGGTGGTGCGGGCCGGCGGTGGCAGCGCCCGGGACAGCCTCTCCGTGCTCGACCAGCTCATCGCCGGGGCGGGACCGGAGGGGGTCAGCTACGCCCGGGCCGCCGCCCTGCTCGGCGTCACCGACGCCGCGCTGATCGACGAGATGTGCGACGCCCTGGCGGCCGGGGACGGCGCGGCGGCGTACGCCACCGTCGACCGGGTGGCCGAGGCCGGGCACGACCCCCGTCGGTTCGCCTCGGACCTGCTCGAACGCCTCCGCGACCTGATCGTGCTCCAGCAGGTGCCGGACGCCGCCGACAAGGGCCTGATCGACGGCCCGGCCGACCAGATCGAGCGGATGACCGCCCAGGCCCAACGGCTCGGCCCGGCGACGCTGTCCCGATGTGCCGACATCGTGCACAACGGTCTGGTCGAGATGCGCGGCGCCACCGCCCCCCGGCTGCTGCTGGAGCTGATCTGCGCCCGGATGCTCCTGCCCGGTGTCGACGACTCCGCCGGTGGCCTGCTGCAACGCCTGGAGCGGATGGAACGCCGGCTCACCCTGGGTGTCCCCGCCTCCGGTCCGGCCGTCGACGTCGCGCCGGCCCACCCCGGGCCCACCGCGCCGGCCCGCCCGGAAGCCGCACCCGCCCCGGTGGCTCCGGTGACCGACCGGGGCGCACCTGCGCCGTCGCGGGGCACTGCTGCGGAACGCGTTCCGGCGGCTGGCGTCGACCGGGTGCCGACCACCGCCGCCCCTGAGCCGGCCGCGCCGCACCGGACGGTGCCACCGGAGGCGGTGATGCCGGATCCGGCCACCCCCGCCCCGCCTCGCCCCGACGCCCCGCCCTCCGGGACGGTCGACGCGGTCTCGGTCCGCCGGGTCTGGGGCGACGTCGTCGGCAAGGTCAACCGGAGCCACAAGAAGATCGCCGCGCTGATGCGCGACGCGGTCGTCCGTGACCTGGACGGTGACACCCTGGTGCTGACCGTGAAGTCGGCGGTCCTGGCCAGGATGTTGACCGACCACGCCCAGGTGATCGCCGACGCGCTCTACGAGGAACTGGGCGGACGCTGGCAGATCCGGTGCGAGGTGGCCGGTGAGCGGGGCGGTTCCCGGGCACCCGCCGCGCCGTCCCGGCCGGCTGCCGCACCGCCGCCCCCCGCCCGGCCCGCCGCGCCGCCACCGGCGGCCCGACCGGCTGCTCCGGAGCGGTCCGACGCGGCGTCACCCGCCCACCCCGCGGGGGCCGGCGGTGGGTCGGCGGCTGCTGCGGGACCTGGTGGCGACGACCGGGCCGAGGAGGACTGGCCGGAGCCGGCCCGCCCGGGTGGTGCCGCGCCCGGTGGGGCCGGGGACTGGCCGGAGCCCGCGCGTCCCGGTGGGACCGCCACGTCGCCGGACGCCCCGGCCGGGCGGCCCGAACCGGCCACCCCGGGTGGAACCGGCACGCCGCCGGCACCGTCCCGGACGACCGACGGCACCGCGCCGGCGGCCCGGTCCGCCGCGCCCGCGCCGACGCCCGCCGCACCGTCGGCTGGCGGCGCTCCGGTGAGCAGTGCGCTCGCCGCCGCGCGGGCCGCCGCAGCCGGACGGGGTACGCGCACCGAGGCACCGGCGCGGAAGACCGCGGACAGCGAGTTCGCCGGGGAGCCGCCCTACGATCCGGACTTCGACGGCCCGCTGCGCGGCGGCCGGGGGAGCGCGACGGCGGGCCGGGCGAACGGAACCGTCGGCCGGGGGGCGTCGGGGAGCGCCGTCGGGCAGCCGGCCGCCCCGAGCTTCGAGGGCTTCGATCCGGGGGACGAACCGCTCGACGACGTGATCGACGAGAAGACCGCCCGGCAGTCCAGTGAGGAGCAGGCGGTGCAGCTGCTCCGTGAGGTGTTCGGCGCGGAGAAGATCGACGAGGTCGACGCCCGGTAG
- a CDS encoding phage distal tail protein: MALSEGQVQLRDLVIGPGTPYRFVKGSHFNPFKRDVRADQGGARAWSAGSWSGAEWAEQVAIAMRLVVLARGPAEYVTLMSRLLAAFAPSGGDVDLRFVLAGAEYLMRGRPRMVDPESRHLDGHTYVQAAFVALDPTIYSGTEHEVPLSLPSTVGGLTVPLTTAVLAADAFGRTATDSWGTPDVGPAWTTSGGVAADYQVSGGVGTHRVGAVNASRWSILTGVAAADVEIRGVVSTNALASGGGHFEAVATRFADPNNCYLARLELASNQTVILTLRKRVGGTETQLATHTTGLTHTPGGKYTVVLQTVGPVVRARAWQTSDPNVWHLQTTDTDLTAAGAVAIRSILSSTNTNPLPVTASWDDIQVTTVGGGLTVPVTVAAAVTSGRASITNTGTKPVGLRIRVDGPVVEPRASLLTPDGTGIVRVWTDLTAGQWLDIDTAARTVYLNGTASRRGVTTVTGIGWPVLPPGTHEIAFDASTYSATATATVRWRDTWH; the protein is encoded by the coding sequence ATGGCGCTCAGCGAGGGCCAGGTGCAGCTGCGCGACCTGGTGATCGGACCGGGCACCCCGTACCGGTTCGTCAAGGGCAGCCACTTCAACCCCTTCAAACGCGACGTCCGGGCCGACCAGGGTGGTGCGCGGGCCTGGTCGGCCGGGTCGTGGTCCGGGGCGGAGTGGGCCGAGCAGGTGGCCATCGCCATGCGCCTGGTCGTGCTCGCCCGAGGCCCGGCCGAGTACGTCACCCTGATGTCCCGGCTGCTCGCCGCGTTCGCACCATCTGGTGGCGACGTCGATCTGCGGTTCGTCCTCGCCGGCGCCGAGTACCTGATGCGGGGCCGACCCCGCATGGTCGACCCGGAGTCCCGGCACCTCGACGGGCACACCTACGTCCAGGCCGCGTTCGTCGCGCTCGACCCGACGATCTACAGCGGCACCGAGCACGAGGTGCCGCTGAGCCTGCCGTCGACCGTCGGCGGGCTGACGGTGCCGCTGACCACGGCGGTGCTCGCCGCCGACGCGTTCGGCCGTACCGCGACGGACAGTTGGGGCACACCCGATGTCGGCCCGGCTTGGACGACGTCCGGTGGCGTGGCCGCCGACTACCAGGTGAGCGGTGGAGTCGGCACCCACCGCGTGGGCGCCGTCAACGCCTCCCGCTGGTCGATCCTCACCGGGGTCGCCGCCGCCGACGTCGAGATCAGGGGGGTTGTCTCCACCAACGCGTTGGCCAGCGGTGGCGGGCACTTCGAGGCCGTCGCCACCCGGTTCGCCGACCCGAACAACTGCTACCTGGCCCGGCTTGAGCTCGCGTCGAACCAGACGGTCATCCTGACGCTGCGCAAGAGGGTAGGCGGAACGGAGACGCAACTCGCCACCCACACCACCGGCCTGACCCACACGCCCGGCGGTAAATACACCGTGGTGCTGCAGACGGTCGGCCCTGTCGTGCGTGCCAGGGCCTGGCAGACCAGCGACCCGAACGTGTGGCACCTGCAGACAACCGACACGGACCTGACCGCAGCGGGTGCCGTGGCGATCAGATCGATCCTGTCCTCGACGAACACCAACCCCCTGCCGGTGACCGCGAGCTGGGACGACATCCAGGTCACCACGGTCGGCGGAGGTCTGACGGTGCCGGTCACCGTGGCGGCCGCCGTCACCTCCGGACGAGCGTCAATCACCAACACCGGCACCAAACCGGTCGGGCTGCGGATCCGCGTCGACGGGCCCGTGGTGGAGCCGCGGGCCTCGCTGCTGACACCGGACGGCACCGGCATCGTCCGGGTCTGGACGGACCTGACCGCCGGGCAGTGGCTGGACATCGACACCGCCGCCCGCACCGTCTACCTCAACGGCACCGCCAGCCGGCGGGGCGTCACGACCGTCACCGGGATCGGCTGGCCCGTCCTGCCACCCGGCACCCACGAGATCGCCTTCGACGCCTCCACCTACTCCGCCACCGCTACCGCCACCGTCCGCTGGCGTGACACCTGGCACTGA
- a CDS encoding helix-turn-helix domain-containing protein, giving the protein MDSLGRQIAKIRGRRGMSQRELAAAAGVSVDLVSKLEQGQRKSARLESVAALAHALDVTPAELLGKPRGLAAGAEDGEIGAIRRAVLGLRPDHQDPPTRAAQTAAIDDLWSAYWSGRYAHLARQLPDRVDQARALTRDGRPADHALLASALQLTGSLLAHLAHEDLAHLALTEAGRAAEASGDHLLHAAQQATRSWVLSRQGLWSEAEHVAITAAASVEPTLSRSSVDQVALWGELLRYGTTAVARSGRQAEATELLGLVGAAASRMGHDQATRYVGRAFGPTVARMKAVDVAVSGGQPRRAIRLADQVEHPEAAPTAMHARYLLNVAWAQTMDWRSQDAVDTLRRVEALTPELLLHQTLAHTIVAELLPRRHRQRLPGLAALADRMGVPR; this is encoded by the coding sequence ATGGACAGTCTCGGCCGCCAGATCGCCAAGATCCGGGGTAGACGCGGCATGTCGCAACGCGAGCTGGCCGCCGCCGCCGGCGTCAGCGTCGACCTGGTCTCGAAGCTAGAGCAGGGCCAGAGGAAAAGCGCCCGCTTGGAGTCCGTGGCCGCGCTTGCTCACGCGCTCGACGTCACGCCCGCCGAGCTGCTCGGCAAGCCGCGCGGCCTGGCCGCCGGCGCGGAGGACGGGGAGATCGGCGCGATCCGCCGGGCGGTGCTCGGTCTACGCCCGGACCACCAGGACCCGCCCACCCGGGCAGCCCAGACCGCCGCCATCGACGACCTCTGGTCGGCGTACTGGTCAGGGCGGTACGCGCACCTCGCCCGACAGCTGCCAGACCGTGTCGACCAGGCCCGCGCGCTCACCCGTGACGGCCGGCCCGCCGACCACGCGCTGCTCGCCAGCGCCCTCCAGCTCACTGGGAGCCTGCTCGCCCACCTCGCGCATGAAGACCTGGCCCATCTGGCGCTGACTGAGGCCGGACGCGCGGCCGAGGCCAGCGGGGACCACCTGCTCCACGCCGCACAACAGGCCACCCGGTCCTGGGTGCTGTCCCGACAGGGCCTCTGGTCCGAGGCGGAACACGTGGCGATTACGGCTGCGGCCTCCGTGGAGCCGACGCTGTCCCGGTCATCCGTCGACCAGGTTGCACTGTGGGGCGAGCTGCTCCGGTACGGCACCACAGCGGTGGCCCGATCCGGGCGGCAGGCTGAGGCGACCGAGCTACTCGGCCTCGTCGGCGCAGCGGCGTCCCGGATGGGCCACGACCAGGCCACGCGGTACGTCGGCCGGGCGTTCGGGCCGACGGTGGCTCGGATGAAGGCGGTGGACGTGGCGGTCTCGGGCGGCCAGCCGCGCCGCGCTATTCGGCTAGCCGACCAGGTGGAGCACCCGGAGGCGGCTCCGACCGCGATGCACGCCCGGTACCTGCTCAACGTGGCGTGGGCGCAGACGATGGACTGGCGATCCCAGGACGCGGTGGACACTCTCCGGCGGGTCGAAGCACTCACGCCGGAGCTGCTGCTCCATCAGACACTCGCTCACACGATCGTGGCCGAGCTGCTCCCGCGCCGGCACCGGCAGCGGCTCCCCGGGCTGGCGGCCCTCGCCGACCGCATGGGCGTGCCTAGGTAG